The following coding sequences lie in one Alicyclobacillus curvatus genomic window:
- a CDS encoding bifunctional phosphoribosyl-AMP cyclohydrolase/phosphoribosyl-ATP diphosphatase HisIE, protein MINTVPLEAVRYDSQTGLVPVVVQDAATHQVLMQAYANREALKRTLGTGQAWFWSRSRQEYWHKGATSGNVMVVNDIKLDCDGDSVLYLVSPAGPACHTGETSCFFRTIAPKSAVDSGAVNAVDADAAAGDAKPVDAGGAQAGAQAGAEAGTEEGAADASTNVDASIISRLWQTIEARYRDRPQGAYTTYLFEHGVDKIAKKVGEEAVEVALAAKNAMTGSAGKSELASESADLLYHLLALWKQADITPDDVFQVLRERHR, encoded by the coding sequence TTGATAAACACAGTGCCGCTTGAGGCGGTTCGCTATGATTCGCAAACGGGATTGGTTCCCGTTGTTGTGCAGGATGCGGCGACGCACCAGGTACTCATGCAGGCTTACGCGAATCGCGAGGCCTTGAAGCGGACTCTGGGTACAGGGCAGGCCTGGTTTTGGAGCCGATCGCGCCAAGAGTACTGGCACAAGGGCGCCACCAGCGGAAATGTGATGGTGGTCAACGACATAAAACTGGATTGTGACGGTGACTCGGTTCTCTATCTCGTTTCACCGGCGGGTCCGGCATGCCATACGGGCGAGACCTCTTGCTTCTTCCGCACCATCGCGCCAAAGAGCGCTGTAGATTCAGGCGCGGTAAATGCCGTGGATGCAGACGCCGCAGCGGGAGATGCGAAACCTGTCGACGCGGGTGGTGCCCAAGCGGGTGCCCAAGCGGGTGCGGAAGCAGGTACTGAAGAGGGTGCTGCAGACGCATCAACGAACGTTGATGCGTCCATTATTTCGCGTTTGTGGCAGACCATCGAGGCGCGTTATCGCGATAGACCGCAGGGAGCCTATACGACGTACCTGTTCGAACACGGTGTAGATAAAATCGCCAAGAAGGTCGGCGAAGAAGCAGTGGAAGTCGCACTTGCCGCGAAGAACGCCATGACTGGTTCGGCTGGGAAGTCTGAATTGGCTTCGGAAAGTGCCGATTTACTCTATCATCTGTTGGCCTTGTGGAAGCAGGCTGATATCACGCCGGATGACGTGTTTCAAGTGTTACGGGAGCGGCATCGCTAG
- the hisF gene encoding imidazole glycerol phosphate synthase subunit HisF: protein MLTKRIIPCFDVLDGRVVKHVGFLENRRDAGDPVALAKRYSAEGADELVLLDISASEQGRLATHRIVEEVAQQVNIPLTVGGGVTTIDDVRALLLAGADKVSMNTGAVRNPQLIREAAHRFGEQCVVVAIDANLNQTMGTYEVMIQGGKIGTGMDAVAWAKKAVDLGAGEILLTSFRQDGTREGFDLPLTRLIAAAVNVPVIASGGAGKKEHFVDILTEGGADAALAASIFHFEETSIAQVKSHLRQRGVPIRWETA, encoded by the coding sequence ATGTTAACTAAACGTATCATCCCCTGCTTTGACGTACTTGATGGACGGGTTGTCAAGCACGTGGGATTTCTAGAAAACCGTCGTGACGCAGGCGATCCGGTTGCACTCGCCAAACGCTACTCGGCGGAAGGCGCAGATGAGCTGGTCTTGCTCGATATTTCGGCGTCTGAACAGGGACGATTGGCGACGCACCGGATCGTCGAAGAAGTCGCGCAGCAAGTGAACATTCCACTGACCGTTGGCGGCGGAGTGACGACAATTGACGATGTCAGGGCACTTTTGCTAGCCGGGGCCGATAAGGTATCCATGAATACGGGGGCCGTGCGCAACCCGCAGTTGATTCGCGAAGCAGCGCATCGCTTCGGGGAACAGTGCGTCGTCGTGGCCATCGATGCCAATTTGAATCAAACGATGGGAACATACGAGGTCATGATTCAGGGCGGAAAGATAGGCACCGGAATGGATGCTGTCGCGTGGGCGAAAAAAGCGGTGGACCTGGGGGCTGGCGAGATTCTGCTAACCAGTTTTCGTCAGGACGGCACGCGAGAAGGTTTCGATCTGCCTTTGACACGTCTTATCGCCGCCGCCGTCAATGTGCCAGTCATCGCTTCTGGCGGGGCAGGCAAAAAGGAGCACTTTGTCGACATCCTGACGGAAGGCGGGGCCGACGCGGCGTTAGCAGCGAGTATTTTTCATTTTGAAGAGACATCCATCGCTCAGGTCAAGTCGCATCTGCGCCAAAGGGGGGTACCCATACGGTGGGAGACGGCGTAA
- the hisA gene encoding 1-(5-phosphoribosyl)-5-[(5-phosphoribosylamino)methylideneamino]imidazole-4-carboxamide isomerase produces MSQTQNSNGQNSRQPSRLPFTQSDAKSDAKSDGQRAREPFTLYPAIDILGAACVRLFKGDYAASTTYEANPRAVAQRWLDQGARFLHVVDLDAAKSGSPVNRDVIRDIVKLTEAVGASVQVGGGVRDEDAMNAWLQIGVTRCVIGTAALDTNLMARFVERFGGDRIVAGLDGRDGKLAVRGWIEQTDISLVDVARQLYGLGISSALVTDVQKDGTLQGPNLELARAIAETGMAAIASGGVRNLEDILAARDAGLSGAIAGRALYDGTLNLAEAVQTLGALAEE; encoded by the coding sequence ATGAGCCAGACGCAAAATTCGAATGGGCAAAACTCTAGACAGCCCTCTAGACTCCCCTTTACGCAGTCCGATGCGAAGTCCGATGCGAAGTCCGATGGGCAGCGCGCCAGAGAGCCCTTCACCCTGTACCCTGCCATCGACATCCTCGGCGCTGCCTGTGTTCGCCTCTTCAAGGGCGATTATGCGGCATCGACAACCTACGAAGCGAATCCCAGAGCCGTTGCACAGCGCTGGCTTGACCAGGGTGCTCGGTTTCTCCACGTCGTCGATCTCGATGCGGCCAAGTCCGGCTCCCCGGTAAACAGGGATGTGATTCGCGATATCGTCAAGCTCACCGAAGCCGTCGGCGCCAGCGTTCAGGTGGGCGGCGGAGTGCGGGATGAGGATGCGATGAACGCGTGGCTCCAAATCGGTGTGACGCGCTGCGTCATTGGTACCGCGGCCCTCGACACGAATCTCATGGCGCGGTTTGTGGAGCGGTTTGGCGGTGACAGGATTGTGGCTGGGCTCGATGGACGCGACGGTAAGCTGGCCGTGCGGGGCTGGATTGAGCAAACAGACATATCCTTAGTGGACGTGGCCCGGCAGTTGTATGGTCTCGGTATTTCATCCGCTTTGGTCACCGATGTTCAGAAAGACGGCACGCTGCAAGGGCCGAACCTCGAACTGGCCAGGGCGATTGCTGAAACCGGTATGGCAGCCATTGCATCCGGAGGGGTTCGGAACCTCGAAGACATCCTTGCCGCGAGAGACGCGGGGTTGTCTGGTGCTATCGCGGGGAGAGCGCTCTATGACGGCACCCTGAACCTGGCTGAGGCTGTGCAAACCCTCGGAGCGTTGGCTGAGGAGTGA
- the hisH gene encoding imidazole glycerol phosphate synthase subunit HisH gives MIVLLDLGIGNLSSVQSGFARAGGETVIVSSGASFDELVATGRSISGLVLPGVGAFGDAMFQLRASGLLRVVRQMARDGIPVLGICLGMQLLLSISEEHGSHVGLGIIPGRVTRFPNTVKVPHMGWNNLVQVVQHPLLVGVKPGDYVYFVHSYRAELQDDKSLLAAADYNGITVPAVIGKDNIFGTQFHPEKSGRVGEVILRNFVQICTGRQGTAPPDEVMRSDEPELNEAGLVPNEVHSE, from the coding sequence ATGATAGTGCTCCTTGATTTAGGGATTGGCAACCTGTCGAGTGTCCAGAGCGGCTTTGCACGCGCTGGCGGAGAGACCGTCATCGTCTCGAGTGGAGCGTCCTTCGATGAACTCGTTGCAACCGGGCGCTCCATCAGCGGTCTTGTTCTGCCTGGCGTTGGTGCGTTTGGCGACGCGATGTTCCAGCTTCGAGCCTCTGGGCTGCTTCGCGTTGTTCGACAGATGGCACGGGATGGAATCCCAGTGCTTGGCATCTGCCTAGGGATGCAATTGCTGCTCTCCATCAGTGAGGAACACGGGAGTCATGTCGGGCTCGGCATCATCCCCGGCCGAGTAACGCGGTTCCCAAATACGGTTAAGGTCCCGCACATGGGCTGGAACAACCTCGTTCAGGTTGTGCAGCACCCGCTGCTCGTCGGCGTAAAACCAGGAGACTACGTCTATTTTGTTCACTCCTATCGCGCAGAATTGCAAGACGACAAGAGTCTGCTTGCGGCGGCTGACTACAATGGCATCACGGTGCCCGCGGTGATTGGTAAAGACAACATCTTCGGAACCCAGTTTCATCCGGAGAAAAGCGGGCGCGTCGGCGAAGTCATTTTGCGCAATTTCGTTCAGATTTGCACAGGCAGGCAGGGAACAGCACCACCGGATGAAGTGATGCGGTCCGATGAGCCGGAATTAAACGAAGCCGGGCTCGTTCCGAACGAAGTGCACTCAGAGTGA
- the hisB gene encoding imidazoleglycerol-phosphate dehydratase HisB, whose amino-acid sequence MSQVNVPGTATIHRVTGETNVELSLSLYGTGQAQLDFPVPFLRHMLHLFAVHGRFDLTVHATGDVDVDDHHLVEDIGLALGRALHQALGDKRGIRRYGERHTPMDETLTRAVVDFSGRPAFVLVGDVPDKRIGSFPTELTREFFKSVANEARMALHLAILYGENSHHMVEGLFKATGAAVAMAVEIVGDNVPSSKGVLE is encoded by the coding sequence ATGTCCCAAGTGAACGTACCAGGTACGGCAACGATTCACCGCGTCACTGGAGAAACGAATGTCGAGTTGTCACTGTCGCTGTACGGGACCGGCCAAGCCCAGCTTGATTTTCCTGTTCCATTTCTTCGTCACATGCTGCATCTGTTCGCGGTGCACGGCCGTTTTGACCTGACGGTGCATGCGACGGGAGATGTTGACGTGGATGACCACCATCTGGTTGAGGATATCGGACTCGCACTCGGCCGCGCATTGCATCAGGCGCTCGGGGATAAACGCGGGATTCGCCGCTACGGCGAACGTCACACGCCGATGGATGAAACGCTGACCCGCGCTGTCGTCGACTTTTCCGGGCGCCCGGCGTTTGTGCTGGTGGGGGATGTTCCTGACAAGCGGATCGGCAGTTTTCCAACGGAACTCACACGGGAGTTCTTTAAATCGGTTGCGAACGAAGCCCGGATGGCGCTGCATCTTGCGATTCTCTACGGCGAGAACAGTCACCATATGGTCGAAGGTCTGTTCAAGGCGACTGGGGCGGCTGTCGCGATGGCGGTCGAAATTGTGGGCGACAACGTACCAAGCAGCAAGGGGGTATTGGAATGA
- the hisD gene encoding histidinol dehydrogenase: MFQWQRTSDSDDTAMAAVQEILTDVKQRGDEAIRHWTAKLDYPGADDGGFRFRVSPAAMESAWNALDRELQAALQAASNRIRRFHESQLHGTVEISDAEGAVLGLVWRPIRRVGVYAPGGRAAYPSTVLMNLIPAQVAGVSEMVLVSPPQRETGLPHPHVLAAAHLLGVTEMYALGGAQAIAALAYGTESIQKVDKLAGPGNLYVALAKRAVMGDVGVDSIAGPSEVFIVADETANPNYIAADMLAQAEHDPEAGAVCVTTVPELADAIEAALTHQLSVLPKREVAEAALTKWGAIVTAHSLAEALEVVNRSAPEHVELLVDKPEEYLDAIHQAGAVFLGAFTPEPVGDYYAGSNHVLPTHGTARFASGLGVADFLRRMSYVSYKPETLRAHGSHIMTLARAEGLDAHAESIAIRLDEMSDITKSAAEDA; encoded by the coding sequence ATGTTCCAGTGGCAAAGAACAAGTGACAGTGACGATACAGCGATGGCTGCTGTTCAAGAGATCCTGACCGATGTCAAACAGAGGGGCGACGAAGCAATTCGTCATTGGACGGCAAAATTGGACTACCCTGGCGCAGACGATGGCGGGTTTCGGTTTCGGGTCTCGCCTGCCGCGATGGAATCTGCCTGGAACGCCCTCGACAGGGAGTTGCAAGCAGCGTTGCAGGCTGCGTCAAATCGGATTCGCAGGTTTCACGAGTCACAACTGCACGGCACGGTTGAAATCAGTGATGCGGAGGGCGCTGTTCTCGGGCTTGTGTGGCGTCCGATTCGCCGAGTGGGCGTCTACGCTCCGGGTGGCCGAGCAGCGTATCCTTCGACTGTGTTGATGAACCTCATTCCCGCGCAGGTGGCCGGCGTCAGTGAGATGGTGCTCGTTTCACCGCCGCAACGCGAAACCGGGCTGCCGCACCCGCATGTCTTGGCAGCAGCTCACCTGCTTGGTGTCACGGAGATGTATGCACTTGGCGGCGCGCAAGCGATTGCTGCACTCGCTTATGGAACCGAGTCGATTCAAAAAGTGGACAAGCTCGCAGGACCAGGGAACCTGTATGTCGCGCTCGCGAAGCGGGCAGTCATGGGGGATGTCGGCGTCGACAGTATTGCCGGGCCGAGTGAGGTATTCATCGTCGCAGACGAGACGGCGAATCCGAATTACATTGCGGCGGATATGTTGGCGCAAGCGGAGCATGATCCGGAAGCGGGTGCCGTCTGCGTCACGACTGTCCCCGAGCTGGCTGATGCCATTGAAGCGGCTCTTACGCATCAACTGTCTGTCTTGCCAAAGCGCGAGGTGGCAGAGGCTGCACTGACAAAATGGGGCGCGATTGTCACAGCCCATTCACTCGCGGAGGCACTCGAGGTGGTCAATCGCAGCGCACCGGAGCATGTCGAATTGCTTGTCGACAAACCTGAAGAATACCTTGATGCCATTCATCAGGCTGGTGCCGTCTTTTTGGGGGCGTTCACACCGGAGCCCGTGGGTGATTACTACGCAGGGAGCAACCATGTGCTGCCAACGCACGGAACCGCACGTTTTGCTTCGGGGCTTGGCGTTGCCGACTTCCTACGGCGGATGAGTTACGTGTCTTATAAACCGGAAACCCTGCGTGCACACGGGAGCCACATCATGACCCTTGCGCGGGCAGAAGGACTCGATGCTCATGCAGAGTCGATTGCGATTCGCCTGGATGAGATGTCCGACATCACCAAGAGCGCTGCTGAAGATGCCTGA
- a CDS encoding ATP phosphoribosyltransferase codes for MLTIALAKGRTTDDVMPLWTSAGLPKPDGMDESRSLVFHLPAKPADTDDAALRFLLAKPADVPTYVSFGVADIGIVGEDVVLESGREVYELLDLKKAECRLCVAGRPESRHQPARRVATKYPRLADQYFRSRGEAVEIIPLGGSIELAAVIGLADRIFDLVQTGGTLVANGLIVFDEVMNVSARLVANRSSYRTKRRLIDEISARLAESIQERGSWQ; via the coding sequence ATGCTGACTATTGCCCTGGCCAAAGGTCGAACGACCGATGATGTGATGCCTCTGTGGACCAGTGCCGGATTGCCGAAGCCGGACGGGATGGATGAGAGCCGATCGCTTGTTTTTCATCTGCCCGCTAAGCCTGCTGACACGGACGATGCTGCCCTTCGGTTCCTCTTGGCAAAGCCCGCGGATGTACCGACGTATGTGTCGTTTGGTGTAGCAGACATCGGCATTGTCGGCGAAGATGTCGTTCTCGAGTCCGGTCGCGAGGTGTATGAACTGCTTGACTTGAAGAAGGCGGAATGTCGCCTCTGCGTTGCCGGTCGCCCAGAATCTCGGCATCAACCGGCCCGGCGTGTGGCGACCAAATATCCTCGGCTCGCTGACCAGTACTTTCGGAGTCGGGGTGAGGCGGTGGAAATCATTCCACTCGGCGGATCGATAGAACTTGCGGCAGTCATTGGACTTGCAGATAGGATTTTCGATCTCGTTCAGACCGGTGGCACCCTTGTCGCCAATGGACTCATCGTCTTTGACGAGGTCATGAATGTGTCGGCGCGGTTGGTCGCAAACAGATCGAGCTACCGCACCAAACGCCGACTGATTGACGAAATTTCAGCGCGGCTGGCGGAATCCATTCAAGAGCGGGGGAGTTGGCAGTGA
- a CDS encoding ATP phosphoribosyltransferase regulatory subunit encodes MQDLFPQQARFRRKVESKLLAEFEDHGFDMVSCGAFEYVDTLLRGRAAAEAEAWVRVFDTLGRTVALRPEMTPSIARMAAPLLSSGNREIRWCYAERVYHRTDDPASLSWISGRAAESTQVGVEWIGPADVEVDARLLRLCQSGLTKLGLKDWQMVVSHAAFAPAFLAASGFEAAVVDDLMGTLARGDYVGFRRIVDDQGSVDLPSGEALLAMLSKINPLSAAEMSGDKMSSDKMSSDKMSAGRPSGTNLSDLVEIRWRNPALGTQVENYWNSLVRFAEELKRMRLTDHLTFDLTLTRDISYYSGIVFEVFANGVGAPVALGGRYDGLLASFGAPAPAVGFTYEIERLMAALSEVEWTSQPEASIADGTREVDTEC; translated from the coding sequence ATGCAGGATCTATTTCCCCAGCAAGCTAGGTTCCGACGCAAGGTTGAGTCGAAACTGCTTGCAGAATTTGAAGATCACGGCTTTGACATGGTGTCGTGCGGCGCCTTTGAATATGTGGACACACTGCTTCGCGGTAGAGCCGCTGCTGAGGCAGAAGCTTGGGTACGTGTATTTGACACCCTCGGACGGACGGTAGCCCTGCGGCCGGAAATGACGCCGTCGATTGCACGGATGGCAGCACCTTTATTGTCCTCAGGCAATCGCGAAATCCGCTGGTGTTATGCTGAGCGCGTATATCATCGTACGGACGATCCCGCTTCCCTATCGTGGATTAGCGGCCGCGCCGCCGAGTCGACTCAGGTGGGCGTCGAGTGGATTGGTCCTGCGGACGTTGAAGTTGATGCACGCTTACTCCGGTTGTGTCAGTCAGGACTGACCAAGCTTGGATTAAAGGACTGGCAAATGGTGGTCAGTCACGCTGCGTTTGCTCCCGCGTTTCTGGCCGCGAGTGGTTTCGAAGCGGCAGTAGTCGACGACCTGATGGGCACGCTTGCACGCGGGGACTACGTTGGTTTCCGGCGTATCGTCGATGACCAAGGGAGTGTCGACTTACCCTCGGGGGAAGCATTGTTGGCCATGCTGTCGAAAATAAACCCGCTGTCGGCTGCTGAGATGTCCGGTGACAAGATGTCCAGTGACAAGATGTCCAGTGACAAGATGTCCGCTGGTAGACCGTCTGGCACTAACTTGTCAGACCTGGTGGAGATCCGCTGGCGTAACCCGGCTCTCGGGACGCAGGTGGAGAATTATTGGAACAGCCTTGTACGGTTTGCTGAAGAGTTAAAACGCATGCGGTTAACAGACCATTTAACATTCGATTTGACCCTGACCAGAGATATCAGTTACTACAGCGGCATCGTGTTCGAGGTGTTCGCGAACGGAGTCGGTGCGCCGGTCGCCCTCGGAGGGCGGTACGATGGGCTTTTGGCATCATTCGGTGCCCCTGCCCCAGCTGTTGGATTCACATACGAGATTGAACGGCTGATGGCTGCACTCAGTGAGGTGGAGTGGACCAGCCAACCTGAGGCGTCGATTGCTGACGGGACACGAGAGGTGGACACGGAATGCTGA
- a CDS encoding MOSC domain-containing protein, whose protein sequence is MPDIQGKLLSIQVGLPEQKVFQHPSDGKEAAYVSGIDKSSVLGAVEVGVTNLAGDGQADLENHGGPHRAILMYSANHYPDWKQLRGLSLAYGAFGENFTVSGLTEDNMCLGDTLKVGEVILQVSQPRSPCWKLGRKHHLPQLPADVERFGWTGWYVRVLQTGTVEAGMEIRLIHRLHPQWTIRQTHKIRRDSLVMPEDALALAACTELSPDWRRMLSGN, encoded by the coding sequence ATGCCAGACATTCAGGGGAAGCTCCTCTCCATTCAAGTAGGGTTACCAGAGCAGAAGGTCTTCCAACATCCATCGGACGGAAAAGAGGCTGCCTACGTCTCGGGCATTGATAAGTCCAGTGTGCTCGGAGCAGTCGAGGTCGGCGTAACAAATCTGGCTGGTGATGGCCAGGCTGATTTGGAGAATCATGGTGGTCCGCATCGAGCAATCCTGATGTACAGCGCTAATCATTACCCAGACTGGAAGCAGTTGCGTGGGCTCTCTCTTGCTTACGGGGCATTCGGAGAAAACTTTACTGTTTCGGGCCTCACTGAAGACAACATGTGTCTCGGCGATACTCTGAAGGTAGGAGAAGTTATCCTGCAAGTTTCACAGCCTCGTTCGCCGTGTTGGAAACTTGGGCGGAAGCACCATCTGCCGCAGTTGCCAGCAGACGTTGAGCGATTCGGATGGACAGGCTGGTACGTTCGTGTACTGCAAACAGGCACGGTTGAAGCTGGAATGGAGATTCGCCTGATACATCGGCTGCATCCCCAGTGGACGATTCGACAGACGCACAAAATCCGAAGGGATAGTCTGGTGATGCCGGAAGACGCTCTTGCCCTTGCGGCATGCACGGAATTGTCTCCTGACTGGCGTCGCATGCTGTCCGGTAACTAA
- the ispG gene encoding flavodoxin-dependent (E)-4-hydroxy-3-methylbut-2-enyl-diphosphate synthase has product MFHRKDTRKVHVGPLTIGGSNQVLIQSMTTTKTADVKSTVEEIHRLEDAGCELVRVTVNTKEAAAAVKDIKRQIHIPLVADIHFDYRLALMAIENGIDKVRINPGNIGQRDRVEAVVKACKERGIPIRIGVNAGSLERHILEKHGYPTAEGMLESALHHIHILEDLDFEDIIVSMKASDLPLAIDAYRLAAEAFDYPLHLGITESGTLFSGTIKSSAGLGTLLSMGIGNTMRVSLSADPVEEIRVARELLKDFHLISNAATLVSCPTCGRIDIDLISVANEVEEYLEGIKAPIKVSVLGCAVNGPGEAREADIGIAGARGEGLLFRKGQVIRKIPEQDLVSELKKEIDVLAQRYAQTGSLE; this is encoded by the coding sequence ATGTTTCATCGAAAAGATACTAGAAAAGTACACGTCGGTCCGTTGACGATTGGCGGATCCAACCAAGTGCTCATCCAAAGCATGACCACGACGAAGACGGCTGACGTCAAGAGTACAGTGGAGGAGATCCACCGCCTTGAAGACGCCGGCTGCGAATTGGTGCGTGTCACGGTCAACACGAAAGAGGCGGCGGCCGCGGTCAAGGATATTAAGCGGCAGATCCACATTCCACTTGTTGCCGATATACATTTTGATTACAGATTGGCGTTAATGGCCATTGAGAATGGAATCGACAAGGTCCGAATCAACCCTGGTAACATTGGGCAGCGGGATAGGGTCGAAGCCGTTGTGAAAGCTTGCAAGGAACGGGGAATTCCGATTCGTATCGGCGTCAATGCAGGGAGTCTCGAACGCCATATTCTTGAGAAACACGGCTACCCGACGGCCGAGGGCATGTTGGAAAGCGCCCTGCATCACATTCACATCCTTGAAGATCTCGATTTTGAAGACATCATTGTGTCGATGAAAGCCTCAGACCTGCCGCTTGCAATTGACGCGTATCGCCTAGCTGCTGAAGCGTTCGACTACCCGCTTCACCTTGGCATTACGGAGTCAGGGACACTGTTTAGCGGGACCATCAAGAGTTCAGCGGGGCTCGGGACGCTCTTGTCGATGGGCATCGGCAACACGATGCGCGTTTCTCTCAGTGCCGATCCGGTCGAAGAGATTCGCGTCGCCCGCGAACTGCTGAAGGACTTCCACCTCATTTCAAACGCGGCGACGCTTGTGTCGTGTCCCACTTGCGGGCGGATAGACATCGATCTCATCTCCGTCGCGAATGAAGTCGAGGAGTACCTCGAGGGTATCAAGGCACCCATCAAGGTGTCTGTGCTCGGTTGCGCCGTCAACGGGCCGGGGGAAGCGAGGGAGGCGGACATCGGGATCGCCGGGGCTCGTGGAGAAGGTCTGCTGTTCAGAAAGGGCCAAGTCATTCGCAAGATTCCGGAGCAGGATTTGGTTTCGGAACTGAAAAAGGAAATTGACGTGCTAGCGCAGCGCTATGCACAAACGGGAAGCCTGGAATAA